In the genome of Nonomuraea sp. NBC_00507, the window CTGCTGGTCAAGGTGCGACAGGCAGGCCTCTGGGAGATGCCCGCCGGCGACTACGCCAGGACTCGCGCCGAGTCCCCGCGCGTGAAGGAAGTCGGCAGGCTGATCATGGAGGAGCACGCGAGGCTGGACCAGTTGACCCGCCAAGCGGCGAAGAAGCTCGGCGTGGCCCTGCCCGACGAGCCCAACGCCGATCAGCAGCGGTGGCTTGCGCAGCTGGCAGCCGAGAGCGGCCCTGCCTTCGACAAGGACTACGTGAACCTGTTGCGTGCCGCGCACGGCAAGGTCTTCACCGTCGTGGCGGGCGTACGGTCCGGGACCCGTAATTCCGAGATACGGAAGTTCGCCCAGGAAGGCATCAACTTCGTCATGCGCCACATGGCGTATCTGGAGTCCACCGGCCTGGTCGACCACACCCAGTTGCCCGAGGCCCCAACGCCCCCGCCTGCACCACCCGTCGCTCTGGCGGTCGAAACAAGGAGACACATATGAGTAGATCCAGACGCATGGCCGCGGCCGTGTCCGTCCTGGCCATGGCGGCCACCGGGCTGGTGTCCGCGGCCGTGATCGGCGTCGGCCCTGCGATCGCCGACCACTGCGTCCCCGGAGAGGCCACCGCGAGCCCGAGTCCCTCGGCGCAGCAGCGGAACGGGAACCAGAACCAGCAGGATCAGGACCAGCAACAGGATCCAGGCCAGCAACAGGACCAGGGCCAGCAGCAGGATCAGGGCCAGCAGGGCGCTGACCAGCAGCAAGGCACCGGCCAGCAGCAGGACGCCGATCAGCAGGCTCCCCAGGGCGGCGGCGCCGCGATCCTGGACCCGGCCGCGTCTCCCGCCCCCGAGGGCGACGGCCAGACGCAGGCCCCCGAGGGCGACGACCAGGCCCAGGCTCCCGAGGAGGAGCAGAGCGCCTCGACGTTCTCCCGCCGCGGCCGGCCCACCAGGACAGCCACACCGACCCCGACCCAGTCCGAGACCCCCGACGAGCAGCCGAGCGGCACCGCGTCGCCCTCGCCCACCGAGACCGGGAACGGCGAGGAGGAGGCGTGCGCCGACCTCGGCCCCTTCCCCGAGGACTTCATCGACATCCGCCAGGTCCCGCCGCGCCAGCTCGGCGCGCGGATCGGCAGGAGCGGCTCGCGCGGCACGTTCGTCTCCCAGTGCGGCCGCAACGAGAACCGCCACAACAACCCCGACAACTTCATCGTCGCCCCCGGCGTGAGCAACGGGGCGCACCACCTGCACGACTACGTGGGCAACGTGTCGACGGACGCGTTCTCCACCGACGAGAGCCTGGCGGCGGCGGGCACCACCTGCCGGCTGAACGACCGGTCAACCTACTTCTGGCCCGTGCTCAGAGACCGCAACTCGGACCAGAACTCCAACGACCCCGACGGCAACGTCGGCCAGGTGCTGACGGCCCGCGCGGTGCAGCTGCAGTTCCGCGGCAACGCGACCTCCAGGGTCGTCGCCATGCCGAGGTTCCTCAGGCTGATCACCGGTGACGCCAAGGCCGCCACCAACGGCGGGGCCAACGCGCGGGCCGCGTGGAGCTGCACGGGATTCCAAAACCGTATAGCGACCGACAAATACCCGCTTTGCCCGCGCGGCAGCCTCGTTCTTCGTATTCTGGACTTCCCCAGTTGCTGGGACGGTCAGAACACCGACAGCGCCAACCACCGCACACACGTGGTCTTCCCCGGCCAGAACGGTGCTTGTCCTCAGGGCACCCGGGCGGTTCCGCAGCTTCGCATGACCCTCGCGTACTCCGTGCCGCAGGGCCAGTCATTCGCGGTGGACGCCTTCCCTGAGCAGAAGCACAACCCGGTCACCGACCACGCCGACTTCGCCAACGTCATGCCCGATCGGCTGATGCGCTTCGTCGTCGATTGCATCAACCGGGGCCGCCGTTGCTGACCCTGAAAACCGCGCCCTGAAGGGCAATTCCGCCTTCCGAGTCGCACCCTCACTCGACCTTGGAGGGAATGAGATGCTCCACAGACGACACCCCCGGCACGCTCCCACGATGCTGGATACCCGAAGCATCCGGCTGGGAGCAAGCGCGACCGTCATGGCCCTCCTGCTGTCGGCGTTCGCGCTGACCAGGACGGAACGTGGCATCACGCTGCTCGGCCGTGGGGTGAGCTTCCTCGAGTACTACGCGGGCGTGTTCGGTCTGGTGCTGCTGACCGCGACGGTCGCACTCGGCATCATCACCACGGAACGCGTCTTCCTGTCGCCGGCCAACCGGGTCAGGGCACAGCTCGCGCACCGGGCCACCGCCCTCATCGGGCTGGCCTATCTGGTCACGCACATCTCACTCATGATCAGTCTGGGGCACGTGCCGCTGGGGGCCGCGGTCGTGCCGGTGGCCGGGATCTACGTGGCACTCGGGACGCTGGCCTTCGATCTGATGATCGTGGCCGTGGTCACGGGAATGCTCAGGGGTCGTTTCGCCGTACGGGCCAAGCCGTGGATGTGGCGGGTGCTGCACTCGTCCGCGTACGTGGCCTGGCCCATCGGCATCATGCACGGACTGACGGCCGGCCGCCCGCCGGCCGGATGGGTGGCCTGGTCCTACGTGGCCAGCCTGGCGGCGGTCGGCGGGGCGCTGATCGTGCGCGTGCTGGCCTCGCTGCGCCGGCCGCCGGTCGTACCCGAGATGGTCGAAGCGCCCGCGGTGACCTCCCCCGCCGCCGTCGGCGTGCCCGTCGAACGGCCGGAGACGGCCGCGACGCGGAACGCGGCCGCCGCCGAGGCCGCCAGGGCGGCCGCCGAGTCGGCCAGAACGAACGCACCGGTGAGCCTCGCCGAGGCTCGACGCAGATACCGGGAGGCCGGATGAACCCGAACGTCATCGCAAAGGAGCGACCGTGATTCCGGCTCGAGTGCCACGGGTGTTACGCATGGGTCCGGCCCGGCTGACCGCCGGGCTCGACCACTGCCGCCGCCTCGACCTGCCCGCCCACCGCACGCTCCACGGCGTCGTGGAGCCGCGCACGCTGGACGAGCTCATCTCGTACGCCAACGAGGTGGACATGCGCGGGCGGGGCGGCGCCGCCTTCCCCTTCGCCCGCAAGCTGCGGGCCGTCGCCGACGCGGTGGGCCCGGGCGGCGAGTGCGTCATCCTCGTCAACGGGGCCGAGGGCGAGCCGGCCAGCTCCAAGGACGCCATGCTGCTCACCCGCAACCCCCACCTGGTCCTCGACGGCGCGGTGCTGGCCGCCGAGGCGCTCGGCGCCCGCGAGGTGGTGCTCGCCACGGCCGGGGGCGAGGTCGCCGAGGCGTCCGTCGCCGCCGCCGTGGCCGAGCGCCGGGCCGCGAACGTGTCCGGCGGGGCCGAGAGCCGGGTGCCGATCCGCGTGGTCGGCATCAAGGAGCGCTTCATCTCCGGCGAGGGCGGCGCGCTCGTCAACGCCGTGAACGGCGAGATGGGCATCCCGCCCGGCCGCAAGAGGCGGGCCGCGACGAGCGGCGTGGACGGGCTGCCGACCCTGCTGTCCAACACCGAGACGTACGCGCAGCTCGCGCTGCTCGCCGAGTACGGGCCGCAGAAGTACGCCGAGGTCGGCACCGGCAAGGAGCCCGGCACGATCCTGCTCACCGTCAGCGGCGGCGCGGCCCACGGGGCGGTCATCGAGACGCCGACCGGCACCATGCTGGCCGACGTGCTCGACCTGTGCGAGGCCGAGATCGGCGACGGCGTGCTCATCGGCGGCTACCACGGCGCGTGGGTGTCGGCCGAGGCCGTCCAGACGGCCGTGATCTCGCGCGAGGGCATGAAGGCCGCCGGCGCCACCTTGGGGGCCGGGATCATCGTCCCGCTCGGCGAGTCCACCTGCTCGCTGGGCGAGGCCGCCAGGGTCGCCTCCTACCTGGCCGCCGAGTCGGCGGGCCAGTGCGGCCCGTGCCGCCTCGGCCTGCCGGACGTGGCCAGGCTCATGTGCGACCTCGTCGACGGCAAGGGCTCCGTGGACGCGATCCGGCGGTCCGTACGCCTGGTCGAGCGGCGCGGCGCGTGCTTCCACCCGGACGGCACGGCGAAGTTCGTGTTGTCGGCGCTGGACGCGTTCGAGACCGAGATCGCGATCCACCTGGAGCACGGCTCGTGCGGGCGGCCGGTGCGCGGTGTGCTGCCGATGCCCGAGCGCGAGGCCGAGATCTCCTACCGCCTGGAGGTGGATTGGTCCCGCTGCCAGGGACACGGACTGTGCGCGCACCTGCTGCCCGAGTTCGTGGACCTGGACGACTACGGGTTCCCGTCGTTCAGGAGCGTCCCCGCGTGGATGGCCAAGGAGGCGCGGCGGGCGGTCGAGATGTGCCCGGCGCTGGCCCTCCGGCTGGCCTCCAGCAGCGGCGACGGGCACGGCGGACCGGGACCGAAGACGAGCGGGTCGCCGTTGCGGCTGGTCAAGGACGGCATGATGAAAGCAGGTTCGAGTGTGCCACGGCTGACACGGGTAGGCGCCGCTCCGAGCGTGAGAGCCCGAGGGACGGCCGGATGACCTCTGGGTGAACGCATGGGCAGTGCCGAACCCGGTGGGCCATCCGGGCGTCTCACCAGTCGATTGACGTCGATGACGAGGAGGCGCCGATGGACCGCCGGGATTCGCCACGCCGGGAGACGCCCGTGGACCGGCGCGGTTTCCTGCGTGCCGCCGCCCTGGCCCCGCTGGCCGCACTGGCCGCGCCGCCGCCCGACTGGGCGCGGTTGCGCCGGCGGCTGGCGGGGACGCTCGTGCTTCCAGGGGACGCGGGGTACGCCACCGCCCGCCGCCTGTACAACCCGGCCTACGACCGGATCAGGCCGGGCGGGGTCGTGTACGCCGAGAACGCGGCCGACGTGGCGGCGTGCCTGGCGTTCGCGAAGGCCGCCCGCGTCCCCGTCACCGCCCGCTCGGGCGGCCACTCGTACGCGGGCTGGTCCACCGGCACCGGGGTGGTGATCGACCTGTCCAGGATGAGCTCGGTCGCCTACGCGAACGGCCGGGCCACGATCGGCGCCGGCGCCAAGCTGATCGACGTCTACGACCGGCTGTCCCGGCACGGCGTGAG includes:
- a CDS encoding DUF1996 domain-containing protein, with protein sequence MSRSRRMAAAVSVLAMAATGLVSAAVIGVGPAIADHCVPGEATASPSPSAQQRNGNQNQQDQDQQQDPGQQQDQGQQQDQGQQGADQQQGTGQQQDADQQAPQGGGAAILDPAASPAPEGDGQTQAPEGDDQAQAPEEEQSASTFSRRGRPTRTATPTPTQSETPDEQPSGTASPSPTETGNGEEEACADLGPFPEDFIDIRQVPPRQLGARIGRSGSRGTFVSQCGRNENRHNNPDNFIVAPGVSNGAHHLHDYVGNVSTDAFSTDESLAAAGTTCRLNDRSTYFWPVLRDRNSDQNSNDPDGNVGQVLTARAVQLQFRGNATSRVVAMPRFLRLITGDAKAATNGGANARAAWSCTGFQNRIATDKYPLCPRGSLVLRILDFPSCWDGQNTDSANHRTHVVFPGQNGACPQGTRAVPQLRMTLAYSVPQGQSFAVDAFPEQKHNPVTDHADFANVMPDRLMRFVVDCINRGRRC
- a CDS encoding NADH-ubiquinone oxidoreductase-F iron-sulfur binding region domain-containing protein, which translates into the protein MIPARVPRVLRMGPARLTAGLDHCRRLDLPAHRTLHGVVEPRTLDELISYANEVDMRGRGGAAFPFARKLRAVADAVGPGGECVILVNGAEGEPASSKDAMLLTRNPHLVLDGAVLAAEALGAREVVLATAGGEVAEASVAAAVAERRAANVSGGAESRVPIRVVGIKERFISGEGGALVNAVNGEMGIPPGRKRRAATSGVDGLPTLLSNTETYAQLALLAEYGPQKYAEVGTGKEPGTILLTVSGGAAHGAVIETPTGTMLADVLDLCEAEIGDGVLIGGYHGAWVSAEAVQTAVISREGMKAAGATLGAGIIVPLGESTCSLGEAARVASYLAAESAGQCGPCRLGLPDVARLMCDLVDGKGSVDAIRRSVRLVERRGACFHPDGTAKFVLSALDAFETEIAIHLEHGSCGRPVRGVLPMPEREAEISYRLEVDWSRCQGHGLCAHLLPEFVDLDDYGFPSFRSVPAWMAKEARRAVEMCPALALRLASSSGDGHGGPGPKTSGSPLRLVKDGMMKAGSSVPRLTRVGAAPSVRARGTAG
- a CDS encoding DUF4142 domain-containing protein; protein product: MHRLLRGELFMLGGFVLAAAVTIVLVMPPSIDPAAAQFTETPAGPLTAADRDLLVKVRQAGLWEMPAGDYARTRAESPRVKEVGRLIMEEHARLDQLTRQAAKKLGVALPDEPNADQQRWLAQLAAESGPAFDKDYVNLLRAAHGKVFTVVAGVRSGTRNSEIRKFAQEGINFVMRHMAYLESTGLVDHTQLPEAPTPPPAPPVALAVETRRHI